One Carassius auratus strain Wakin chromosome 39, ASM336829v1, whole genome shotgun sequence genomic window, TTTTCTTAACCCTCAGGTAGGCCTATTGCTTAATTTGACCATAGAGCTTAACTAATTGTTTTAagcaataataattaattgtctTTTGtactataatttatattaattatatatatatatgtgtgtgttatatcTACTACTTGTAGAATATACGATACGTATACTTGtggatacacacacaaatatatatatatatatatatacacacacacacacacacagagtataaAGTAcctttgaaaaatataaatgaaatatgaataaCATCAGAGCACAAGCATTTTCTTACTGAAAAGGCAGTTTTATTTGAAGACAAACTTTACTGTCATTACAGCCAAGGCACCTATTACAACAATATTTCATTTACATGCATGTTTAACcagttcaacataaaaaaaatcagtgctTGCTCAAGGATCTTGTCCTTATTCTGGCAAATGTCACATAATGCAAATATACaataaatgcacttaaaaaaaaaaagaatttatataTGCCGCATttataacaaacattaaaaatgcacaGCATCCTTCTGGCAAATACATAGATCATAAATAAGTTATCAGTAGGCAGGAATGCCACATGGATGGGTTTTTTGgtttctgatgtttttattttgttgaaacaTAGTGCATAGCAACCAATAAAGAGCGTGGTTTATTATGTAAGCTTTTTTCCGCTGCAGTGCTCCGCGTGAACATCAGTGAGGGTTTGAGCGTATTCTGAATGCCAATCCCTCTGGAAAACCTCCTGCATCTGGCTCTGAATGGTTTGCTGGCCCTGCCCTACTGCAGAACCTGTCTGATTCACGACAAGCCCAACCCCTGCCGTCTGGGTGAAGTAATTCTCAGACCAGTTGGAAGTTCctataaaacacaatataacaATCAATCATCATAGTTGGATTATAAAACTGATATTCTCTTGATTCCAAAACTCATATTCACAGcgattcatttgtaaatgtaaacattggcTGTTTCTGTTGGCAGGGTTTTTATGATGCATCACCAAACCTGCCGTCAGTCAGGTTGCTGGACTATGAAAAAGCATGCAAGTGAGATCATGCTGTGAAATGGCGAGAGGAAACGGCGAACACACCAATGTAAACAACTCGGTCAGTCACCATGTACTTGGCATGGTTGACACGTGCAAACGGGATCCTCTGCTGCTCTCGGGTTGACGGCACCTCAAAAACtttctgtgaaataaataaaacattttagacagctggataaaaaaaaaaagtcattcagaAGATGTACAGAGCACACAGAAACGTACAGAATGAATGTTGCAGCTCAGAGGGGGGTTGTTGAGGACCGATAAAGACTGGAGGAAAACAAACATGGCACCAGGAGAATGACTCCAACAACTGACCAGCAGCTTCACCTCAACACCTCTCGTACAAGCTGCCTCGCGCAGGGCCGAGTCGATGACAGGCCAAAACCTACACGACATAAGACACTGAAAATCAtggaaaacatcacaataatctttCACATGCTTTAGAAACTATGTGCATGCAAATGTATTCAATTTTCAAAATTACGTCCAGGGTTTTTTGTATAATTGAGCTACtacaatagtttttattttttttaaatgtcttaataatTCGTAttcctttttagttttagttatcttTCACATGCTATGTAAACTAGGTAAGCTATTAAACAACATGTACATGCAAATATTACCccactgttattttagtacaattgagatactattttactttttaaaatatattttgaattagttttttattgttgttttccattcttgttttaatttcagtccattttttttcactttgttgtgtgttttgtccatttttttaAACGTctgttttttttagtaatttttgattacattttttttttagtagtacatcaagaaaaaaaaaaattattttgcaacaaactaaaacaaaataatataaaaatataatattttattttagttaagttactttttcttggtttattttagttaactataataatcctaCAATAACTGTAATAAACTACAATAAGCAATAATTATCAATTGGTAAAGATTACCGAATGGGCTCGGTGAACTGAGACATGGGAAGGTAATCCATCACAGACACATAGATGAAGCGCTCAGCATCAGCGATTACTGACAGGATGCTTGAGAGATCGTCAGAACGGCCATGTGATGATAAAGGAGGAGGGGAACTCTACAAGAACAAGTCAAAAACCCTCATGTGATATTAAGAACACATTTCTGCACACGATAAAATGCAGGTGCCAAATGACGAACATAAACTGACCATGCAATGTATTCATTAAAAAGCACAATTGTTCTTAGGGATGAATATGacaaaaagacaacatttctacACAATATGTTAAATGAAAAATAGACAAATGGAATAAATGACAATCAGTCAGCAAACAAGGCCAGAGAATGAGTGGAAATGTGAAAAGAttgaataaaatgattatataattaaacaaaaaccaGAGCATGCAATTGAAGTCAACTCGTGAGAGAAACACAACTCACAGACAAATAGACACGTGCAGGGACACCGTTGAATTTAACAGCTAATGGGTACTTAGAACTGGAGAGGGCGGAGAAACGGCCCGGCCAGAAAGGAGGTAGAGATCCATTCTTCTGAGCTCCAATGTCCCAGTACATGTCAAATATCCGTGAGGCGTCCTGTGCCAGACAGCTGCAGTCTTCCACAGACACGCCAACCTCTTTCACCTATTAGAAACATTGATTATACTTCTATACtttctgcatatatatttttaaggacTGATTATTAATACCCATTGCaatattacaaacaaataaattgcactggataataaataaaattacttaaaattaaataaatgaaataataaaatcaagaccTGCATGCATATTTGCATGTCACACCAGAAACCTTTCGTCCAGTCAGATAATGCTGCACAGTGTCACTAGAGTTGGAAGTACCTGGGTAAGGGAACGCCAATCCATGTTTGCGCTGCCTAAATACATGTGTTTCTTATCCACAACCCATAGTTTGGTGTGCAAAATGCCTCCAGTGATGCTTTGCAGGTCAACTCCCCTGACCTCAGCCCCTGAGAGAAAGCACAAAGCAAGAAAACTAAAGTATAAAACATCCATTCCAAACCGTTTCACATGCTGCATGCAAATGCACGCTGTTGTACCTGTTGCCACCAGTTCGTCTGTGTCTGCAATGTATGACTGAGGGGCGTTTACAGCAATCTTCAACTTCACTCCATTTGGTTCCAGTTGCTTTAGTCGTTCGAACACTTTTTTGCCCTATAGAAAGGATATTTATGAACTGCCTTCTCATATAATCAGAATCAGTATTTTCCAATCAGATCATATGCAAtgtttaacaaatgttttaaagaCTTCAGAGAACATTATTCAACACAGTGAAATGTCCACAACAGAACATACCAGAGCTGACGAGGGCTCCGTAAGGCCTAGGTCTGAATCACGGAGAGTGAAATAGAAAGCACCGATGTGGACAGAGCGGTTTGCTTTGTTTAACAGATGAATCCAAGTGTCTGAAATGCTCGGCAGGTGTGGCAAGCCGGAAGGGAAGCTGAGGCCCTCAGGGACACTCTCAACAAGAGTAAGCCTGATTAGGGAGCGTTTAGTAACACATTAACATCTCAAACTCACCATTTAAAGACTTCAAAACATGAAAGGGACCTGTTTCCTCACCTACAGTCAGATATGCATGTCTCTTGAGGCATCCAGAAACTTTCCAACCAGTGCAGCTCCAGTTGTGACATCAGGTGTGACACAGATTTAGGGACTCCATACTGCCAGACGTGCGATGCAAATCCACCCAAAAGGAGGAGAATGGTGGGCAGGAGACAGAAAAGGGAAAAGCTCCTTCCTTTTGTCTGCTAAAACAATAGAAAACTGGTGatattcaataaaaaacaaacagatttaCTGTTTACTTATGCAAACATCtttcaaacaatatatatatatatagtgtttaatGTCACATATCCTCTGCTGAAATTCGGTCAtgttttcatggcgaaacaaatGCTTGTCAAGGCAACTAGTCTCAGAAATTTGTTTACGTATGCAAATCAAAAAAATCAGAGAATCAAATCAGAAAGACATTCTGGTCTGTATACATGGGTTGtactgcaatattttattttcttccttATTATTTTTGCCTTGTGAAAACATCTTAACATTTACTTGAGGAGCAAAATGATATTACGATATTAACTCTTAacttcataaaaatgtattaaattatggAAGTTTATGCATAATCCAAGATAAATACCTGGGGTGTGAcggggtaagaaaaataaacgtAACTATagtatttcattttgtttctcaGTTAAATGCAtcttagatatttgtactggaaaacaaaattaagaaacaaattttttttttttgcagtttgattccttttttcaatgtaaaccacTGTATTATCCACCAGGAGAAAATTGCATGTCTGTTGACTTAGAAATGTAATAACACGACTCTCCTCAACAAGCATGTTTCGGTAGCACAAACAGTGCTGGATGAAGTTTAATAATTAGGATTAGAGGTTTGTTAAAATCTCTAACCCTTAGTATGCACAATAGTATTCTTCTTTAGCAAACACCATTAATTTTGTACATCGCATGTTAGGAAATATGATCCACCTCACCTTGGAGG contains:
- the LOC113058074 gene encoding phospholipase D3-like, with translation MSQLELHWLESFWMPQETCISDCRLTLVESVPEGLSFPSGLPHLPSISDTWIHLLNKANRSVHIGAFYFTLRDSDLGLTEPSSALGKKVFERLKQLEPNGVKLKIAVNAPQSYIADTDELVATGAEVRGVDLQSITGGILHTKLWVVDKKHMYLGSANMDWRSLTQVKEVGVSVEDCSCLAQDASRIFDMYWDIGAQKNGSLPPFWPGRFSALSSSKYPLAVKFNGVPARVYLSSSPPPLSSHGRSDDLSSILSVIADAERFIYVSVMDYLPMSQFTEPIRFWPVIDSALREAACTRGVEVKLLVSCWSHSPGAMFVFLQSLSVLNNPPLSCNIHSKVFEVPSTREQQRIPFARVNHAKYMVTDRVVYIGTSNWSENYFTQTAGVGLVVNQTGSAVGQGQQTIQSQMQEVFQRDWHSEYAQTLTDVHAEHCSGKKLT